The Cytobacillus firmus genome segment CGCTGTGAGAGATGAATACGAAGTGAAACGTTGGGATGGAGTCGAACGGGAATTTGAAAGCTGGAACCGGGATCATTCTCTTGCTTCTGCCATGAGGGAATCGGCTATCTGGTTTTATCAGGACATGGCAAGGACAATTGGTGAAAAGAAAATGACCGATTACGTAGCAAAGATAGGGTATGGGAACCAGGACATATCTGGCGGAATTGATTCGTTCTGGTTGGACAGCAGCCTGAGAATAACCGCAGCAGAACAAGCAGATTTTATCGAAAAATTAGTTGAAGAGGACTTGCCATTCTCAAAACAGAACCAAAAGACAGTCAAACGAATAATGATTCAGGATGAACAGGATCACTTCATTTTACATGGAAAAACAGGGACAAGGCTCTCTGACATGGGCCTTGGCTGGTATGTTGGTTTTGTTGAAACGGAGAAGGGGATATGGGTGTTTGCGGTGAATATTGATGGAACAGGCACTGAGGCCAGGAATATTGCTTTAGAAGTATTGAAGGAGAAAGAAATTATTAAGAACTAAGCTGGATCAGGGGGAACCATGTCCTGGTTCCCCTGTTTTACTGAACCTCCGCCACAAATGTAAAAGAAATTTCACCGTTTTGCCATTCCGCTAGGACTTCATAAATATATTTTCCCTTATCTGCAGGCATGTTAATTTGATTATCCTCCAGCTTGATATCACTTTCTATTCCCGTTTCATTCCATAAATACACCTTCATTACTGGATCATCTTCAATTTTCACTTTGACTTTCTGGTCCGGTTTTACAGGAATAGGTTTAAGCTGTACTGCCATCTGATTCGGGGATGCATGATCGGTTTTGATTGATTCCGTTTCAAGGCCTTTTTTTCTGACCCACTGATAGTTTCCTTTTTCCATTCGATATTCTGTTCCATTCACTTCAATAGTTGCTGTCTTCTCTGGCGGAAATTTCGTGTGATCCACCGGTTTATCTGAACAGCCAAACAGTAAGCTGACAGAGGCAATTACGATTATACTTACTAATCTTAAACTCCGCATTGTGCCACCCGCCTTTTATGATGGTTATTAAAAACAGTTTATCTGAAAAAGGAGATCTTATATATAGCTAGAATTAAATTAGTAAAATGCCAAAGGAAAGGAATTTTTGAAGATGAAGAAAATCTCACTAATACATTCTCCGGTTTTACCTGCAGTTGACTATGCTTACGCCTCCCATATCCCTTCTGGAATGGATCTTTATTTTATGGCAGGGGCCTGTCCGCTCGACAAAGAGGGAAAAGTTCCTGAGGGAAAAGGCTATGAAGAACAGGCCAGGCTTTGTGTTGAAAACCTGAAAGCAGCCTTACAGGAATGTGGAGCTGAATTAAAGGATGTGGCTTATACTAGAGTTCTGGTAGCATCCTCTGACCAGGCAGATTTGGTGGCTGCATGGAAGGCAGTCAGAGAGGAATTCGGTTCCCATGATGTTCCGAGTACATTGTCCGGTGTTACCGTTTTGGGGTATAGCGGCCAATTAGTTGAGATAGAGGCAGTTGCTGCAGTAGCTAAAGAATAATTCATTTTTATTCAAGTAAATTAAATAAACTGATGACTAATATGTTAAAATTTTTCGAGGATAAAAAAGGGGATTTTAACATGAATACTTTAAAAAATTCTATTTCTTATTTACTAATGATTCCTGCTATCTTAATAGGAACCTTTGCCATGGCTGCAAATGGTGTGAGTCCCGGAATATCGCTTCAAAACATCCTAATCTGGATAATGGGAACTGTTTTGTGTTCTTATTATTTGGTTCCTAAAAAGGAGAAAAGAGTAAGTAAAGGGAACCTCATTATAACCTGCATTCCAGTAGCCTTATTAGTTCTTCCATTCCTGTTTGATGGTTCAGGCGGTGTTCATCGCTGGATAACTTTTGGACCGGTTAACATAAATGCAGCAAGTATTATTTTGCCATTTTTAATTATACAGCTATGGAAAAATCGGACAAGCCATGCAATCGCACTGTACTTTATTACTTTATTAATATTGCTATTCCATCCAGATGCAGGTCAATTAACTTCATTTGCCTGTGCAGCTTTTATTATTTTGTGGAAGAAAATAAGTAATTGGAAGTTAAAGTTATTAAGCTTTATGCTTAGCGTTGTCACAGTTATCATTTCATGGATTTTCCTCGATGATTTAGCACCGGTTCCTTTTGTAGAAGATATTATCTTTTTGGTTGCAGACCTTGGTTTTGTCTGGCTGATTTTAGGTGTTTTGTCGTTGCTGTTATTATTAAGTCCATTCTTTTATTACGGCAGAAATAATATTTTATCGTTATCTTTGGGAGTTTACTTTTTAATGGCTATGATTGTAACGTTATTTGGTCATTTTCCAATGCCGATCATGGGGTATGGAATCTCACCCATAATCGGTTATTTTCTTGCCGTCAGCTGGATTAGAATAAATAATTGAAAATGGAGAACTAAATGTCTATTATCCTTGCAATAATCGTCCTTATGGGTTTATTTATTTTAGGAATCAGGTTATGGAAGACGAGCAGAATAGTGTCACTGCTCTTTATACTGCCTGTATTGGCAATATTCCTTTTTGCCGGATATGTGTTTTTTAACTCTTGGTATCATACTGCTCCAGATTCATTGAATTTCACAGTCGAAAAGGAAAATCAATCCTATACAGTGACAGGCGTTTGGAAAAAACCATTAGATGCATATAGATTTCCCACAGATTTTATTGTTTTTTATGTTCCTGGTAATGGGGAAGTAACGGAAGTTAAGCGAAATAGATCTGAGGATTATGAAAAAATGGATAGCCTTTACTTTGAAGATTCGGTTCAGGAATGGTTAAAAAATGAGCAACCTCCTGAATTAGAACCTCAACTATTTGATATAGAGACATCCAGGGAATTTAGTTTTTCATTTGCACTGCCGGAAAATGTAAAACCAGACGAGGTAAAAATCTATTATGTTCATATGAGAGATGAACCAATGGAAGCCTTAGAGTTTTGGTTTAAGGAGATTGAGTTGAAATAATTCTCTTACGATTGGGTAACTGAAGCTAGCCTGCATTTGACCAATCAAAGAAGTATTCGGCGCCAATGATGTTCCGAGTATTTTGTCGGTGTCTCCGTTTTGGTTAAGCGGCCAATTAGCTGAGCTAGAAGCGGGTGCTGCATTAGTGCCTAAGTCTCTAAGGGTTCATGAATTTAGTGTATAGAATTGAGTATGGGACACATAATAAAACCGCCATAAGAATTCGATAATGGGGGTAGACCATGACTTGTAATCAAATCCCGGATAATGCGTTAGAAATTATCACCAAAAAGTGCAGGGTGGTTAATATTTGTGTGTTTGTCTCGCCAGGCGTAAGGATTGAAAATAATGAGATCTGTACCTTGATTGGAAAAGCGAATGATATCTTATGCCGGTGCGGGATAGTATTTAATGTAGATAGGATAAAAAAACTTGAAGAGATTGTACCAAATCCGGACGATTATGATTTTGCACTTGAAGAGATAGATTCTGCAGCTGATTTTTTTTCGAATATGTCTAACTATCCAACTGCAGAGCTGTTATATAATCTTAAAACCTGCTGCACAGATGGAGCGCATATATCACTTCACTTCGTTAGAGGAGCAGCATTGAGAAATAACGAATTTGGAGCTTCTATAGGGGATGTCAGCAACAATAAATATTTTTCAATGATGACAGCTATTGAACTTCGAGGGGAAAAAGTTGCACATGAGCTAGGGCATTGTTTAGGGCTGGACCATGTAAATAATCCAAACAATCTTATGTTCTTTCCGAATATGGGGTTTGATGTGTTGAATGAACAATGCGCAGCAATAAGACGAAGTCCTCTGATTCAAGAGGAGTTCTATCCGGTGTCATTTACTACAGAATTCCCTAAACGGATTGAGGTTGAAATACTTCGTTTGTCAGTTAGAGAAGTAACTGAATTTGTGGATGATGATATCGAGGTTAGGTTTAATTTTACAATCAATGTAATAAGGCCTGGGTCCAATCCTAATGAAGATCCGATTATTATTATTAAGACAGAAAAACTTTCATGGGAGCACCATGACATTGAGGATGACCATCCTGAAATTCCGTATCACATCGGCCTTCGAACAGTGGTGGAAGTTCCAGATGTTAATGCTGGCATAAAAATCATAACGGATGTAACCGAATTTGATCCAGGAACTGATGAAAAAATAGATTTTCCCTCAATTCTCCTTAAGGACGATACAAATTGGGGTATTGATCTCGGAGAATTTCTTACTTCGAGCACCCATGAAATTTTTTATGACATGGATTTGGTTTGTAAGACAACAGCACTACCTCCAAAACATCAGGCAATCCCGAATTTTTGCGAAAATGCTATTATTTAACTTGCGAGTCCAATTCTAATGAGAACACTCTTTTGTTTGCCCTACGAAAAAGACCCTGCTGCAAAAGCAGCCGGGTCCATTTTTTAGTTCTTCTTAAGAACAAGCATCTGATCCTCTATCGCATACACACAATCAGCTACCCGTTCAATAAATACCGTATCATGTGAAACCAGCAGAACAGTTCCTTGATAGGCTTTTAAAAATTGTTCCAGAGCCTCGATGCAATAAATATCCAGAAAATTTGTGGGTTCATCTAATATCAGCACATTGTATCTGCCCAGGAAAAGCTGGCATAGCACGAGTCGGATTGCTTCGCCGCCGCTTAAACTCCGCACATCCTTTTTCAGGTCATTTCCTGTAAAATTCATGGAGTGCAGAACCGAACGAATTTTACTATCATCATAATCGCTTTTGTCTTTCATATAATCCAGCACCGTTCTGCTTTTATCGAATTGGTAATCCATCTGTTCATAGGCGCCGATTACCGCTTTAGGAGAGAGGGTAATACCCTCGCCGCGGTTCAGGATATGGTTGAGGAGTGTTGATTTTCCTAATCCGTTTTTTCCAGTAATGGCAATCGTTTTGCCAAGGGGGAATTGGAAGCTCGCTTCTTTCAGAAGTGTTTTTTCTCCGCCTTTTAACGTTACCCGATCTCCCATAATTGGAAATTTATTGTGCATTTCCAGTGTTGGATGCTGATGAAAGCGAATCGTCATTTCTTCCTTTGGCGCATCCACATTCTCGAACATCTGTACCCGCTGCTCAATGGCTTTGGCTGCGCGCTGGACCGCCTTTTGGCTTGTATCCTTGGATTTTGTCATAAACATTTTATTGGCTTTGGCCTTAGTTTCCTTTTTGGAGATATGCCCGTTGGCTTGGGTAATTTTCTCAGCCTTTTTCATTTTTTCTTCTGCCGCTTTTATTAAGCGGGATTTCTCTTTCACATATTTTTCATGCTGCTCAAGCTGCTGTTTCCGCTGCAGTTCTCTTTGCTCTATATAATCAGAATAGTTACCGGTATATTCTGTCACAGTTCCGTCTTCAATTTCCCAAATTTTTGTGACGAGCTGGTCCAGAACATACCGGTCATGGCTGACGAGCACAAGGGCACCATAATAATAGGTCAGCTCATCAATAAAAAATTTTATCCCTTCCTTATCGAGATGGGTGGTGGGCTCATCTATTAACAATCCTTCATAATAGCTGGAAAAAATGTGCGCTAATTTCCTCCTCGTTCTTTCCCCGCCGCTTAAACTTTCGATTTCCGTGTCCGGGATTCCCAGCTGACCAGCCAGTTTATAGTCTATTTCGCTTTCATCGGGCGCTGACAGCTGATCGAAATAGGCAAAATCAGCAAAGCAGTTAACCAGTCCTTTCTCAGGCTTTATCTGTTCAGCCATGAGCTTCAGGAGGGTGCTTTTCCCAGCCCCGTTTTTGCCGACAATTCCGATCCGGTCAAACTGATGCACAGCCAGCCGGGGAATGTTTAATACTACTCTATCTAAATAGGAAACTTCTATATTTTTTAATTCAAAAAGTACATTTTCCATTACGATAACCTCGTTTCTTTTTGGTTTAATCCAATTAATATATCTGCGTCAATAGTGATTTGGCTGCTTTTGAATGCCTCCAAAGCTGTCTCATCGGCATCCCAGGCAAGGGGAGACATCTGCACTAAATGTGTCCGTTCCTTTTCATTCAACTCTTTTGCATCTGACACGGTGACAATGTCTATGAGCGTAAAATGCTTTTTAAAAAGGGAGATGGTTTCATCATTCCTGTAATTGCTGTTTTGATTGGTTCCATGAATGGCATTCCGCAGCTCTTGTAAATGAGCTGCACGCGGCACCACCTTAATGATGAGCCCGCCTGGAGTCAGAATCCGTTTAAACTCCTTGTAATTAGAAGGAGAAAAGATATTTAAAATCATATTCATAGAACGATCAGCCATAGGAGATTTTGCCAGATCCCCGACAAGCCAAATGGAATCTTTATAGCTTTTGGCAGCCTGAGCAATCCCTGCTTTGGATATATCCAGGCCAATCCCTGTCACTAGTCCGTTTCTGGAATAGCGCAAAATCTTTTCAAGATGCGATCCTTCACCGCATCCTGCATCAAGGATTAAGGCATCAGAATCGGCGGAAAAGGAGTCAATTGCGGCTGTTATTTTCTCATGAAGAAGTGTAAAAAGCTCACTCTCCATAATGATTTTCTTCCTGGCTTCAAATAAAGCTTTATTGTAACGGCCCTTCGGTGTATGGCTGAGCATATTCACATAGCCATGGTGTGAGATATCAAAGGTATGCCTGTTTGGGCATATCAGGCTTTTCGCTTGAACAACCTGCAGTGAATCCTCACATAGCGGGCATCTAAGTGCATTTACATAATTTTTATATTTAGAGTGACTATCCATTTTCTTCTTCCTTTCAATAAAAAAATCACAGGCATCTGCCTGTGATTCAGAGTAAAGGGAAGAGGGCCCATCCTAATTCGGTTAGGGGCTGATCAGGAGCCGTCAGCAAATAAACCTTCCTTTTGCTGTCTATTGGAAGGCTTATAGACATAAAAAAAGAAAGGCAGAAAAATCTGCCTTTCCATTCATAATAAAATTGCCATGCATTGACGGCAATTTAGGAAATAGCACAAATAAGGCTATTTCATATGAATTGAAGATTATTAAAAAAGGACAGACTAATCCCGTTTACTCTGTTCACACAAACAGAGCCTTTGAACGTATTAAATTACTGGTTCAAAGTTGGGAATCGAAGTCTCATCGCGTGTGTCATTTTTTAATAATCCTCCTAAACTAATTTGATACAGTGACCATTATATGTCCATCTATTAAAAATGTCAAAGGTTCCTCCGAATTTTGCAGCGGAATGGAGGGTAAATTAGTCATTGAAACGGAGGGAAACGATTATTAACGATTTTGATTGTGTTTTTTCATTTCCTTTATTTGAAGCGCATGCGGAATCTCTTTCCTATCCCTGCACCATTCTGCTGGAGCCTGTAAAAGTTATACCGAATATGCAGGGAACAGCTCTTATAACCAAAGTGAAGAAGCCCTATACAGATGAGCCGGACAGTCCTGTCA includes the following:
- the blaOXA gene encoding class D beta-lactamase, with protein sequence MNWMRRMGIAVFALLLLLAGTGAEALGGKENTKELHIEEVFAGIEGTMVLKNLKNDKVHVYNKERSKERLTPESTFKVANALIGLETAAVRDEYEVKRWDGVEREFESWNRDHSLASAMRESAIWFYQDMARTIGEKKMTDYVAKIGYGNQDISGGIDSFWLDSSLRITAAEQADFIEKLVEEDLPFSKQNQKTVKRIMIQDEQDHFILHGKTGTRLSDMGLGWYVGFVETEKGIWVFAVNIDGTGTEARNIALEVLKEKEIIKN
- a CDS encoding RidA family protein, whose amino-acid sequence is MKKISLIHSPVLPAVDYAYASHIPSGMDLYFMAGACPLDKEGKVPEGKGYEEQARLCVENLKAALQECGAELKDVAYTRVLVASSDQADLVAAWKAVREEFGSHDVPSTLSGVTVLGYSGQLVEIEAVAAVAKE
- a CDS encoding Msr family ABC-F type ribosomal protection protein, encoding MENVLFELKNIEVSYLDRVVLNIPRLAVHQFDRIGIVGKNGAGKSTLLKLMAEQIKPEKGLVNCFADFAYFDQLSAPDESEIDYKLAGQLGIPDTEIESLSGGERTRRKLAHIFSSYYEGLLIDEPTTHLDKEGIKFFIDELTYYYGALVLVSHDRYVLDQLVTKIWEIEDGTVTEYTGNYSDYIEQRELQRKQQLEQHEKYVKEKSRLIKAAEEKMKKAEKITQANGHISKKETKAKANKMFMTKSKDTSQKAVQRAAKAIEQRVQMFENVDAPKEEMTIRFHQHPTLEMHNKFPIMGDRVTLKGGEKTLLKEASFQFPLGKTIAITGKNGLGKSTLLNHILNRGEGITLSPKAVIGAYEQMDYQFDKSRTVLDYMKDKSDYDDSKIRSVLHSMNFTGNDLKKDVRSLSGGEAIRLVLCQLFLGRYNVLILDEPTNFLDIYCIEALEQFLKAYQGTVLLVSHDTVFIERVADCVYAIEDQMLVLKKN
- a CDS encoding putative RNA methyltransferase; translation: MDSHSKYKNYVNALRCPLCEDSLQVVQAKSLICPNRHTFDISHHGYVNMLSHTPKGRYNKALFEARKKIIMESELFTLLHEKITAAIDSFSADSDALILDAGCGEGSHLEKILRYSRNGLVTGIGLDISKAGIAQAAKSYKDSIWLVGDLAKSPMADRSMNMILNIFSPSNYKEFKRILTPGGLIIKVVPRAAHLQELRNAIHGTNQNSNYRNDETISLFKKHFTLIDIVTVSDAKELNEKERTHLVQMSPLAWDADETALEAFKSSQITIDADILIGLNQKETRLS
- a CDS encoding erythromycin resistance leader peptide; the encoded protein is MTHAMRLRFPTLNQ